The Setaria viridis chromosome 6, Setaria_viridis_v4.0, whole genome shotgun sequence genome includes the window GATGGAATGCTAGTTGAGGTCCACGTAGAGTGAGTGTGTCCTCGGTTGTGCTAGTGATGGTTGGGAGATTGAATTTCAATGTGCCATCCCGTAGCCAAATGATACCGGGTTCAATTTCTTGTGACTGCTTTTGTTCTGTTCTAGACCTATTGCTGTAGCTGGAACATCTGATTCTTCTAGTTACTGCTCTGTCTATTATCTGCTATATCATCTGCGTATATATAAATCTAACAGAACTTTGTTTCTGCAGTCAGGCATGGCGTCAACTGTTGCCTTCAGCTCAGTTAGCGCGCAGGCTGGGCTGATCCAAAAGCCAAGGAACCATGGTGTCACAAGCCGCTATGGTTTAaaggcatcatcatcatctgttAGCTTTGGATTTGAGTCGTCATTCCTGGGCAGGAATGCATCCCTCCGTGCCTCTGTCGCTCCAAGGATTGTGCCGAAGGCGACGTCTGGGTCTCAGATATCTCCCCAGGCATCTTACAAAGTGGCTGTACTTGGTGCTGCCGGTGGGATTGGACAACCCCTAGGCCTTTTGATCAAGATGTCTCCTCTCGTGTCAGAGCTGCATCTGTACGATATTGCAAATGTCAAGGGTGTTGCTGCGGATCTGAGCCATTGCAATTCACCTGCTCAGGTTCTGGACTTCACTGGCCCCTCGGAATTGGCAAACTGCTTGAAAGGGGTGGATGTTGTTGTCATCCCTGCCGGAGTCCCAAGGAAGCCGGGCATGACTCGTGATGACCTCTTTAACATCAATGCAAGCATTGTCAAGTCGCTTGTTGAGGCTGTTGCGGACAATTGCCCAGACGCGTTCATCCATATCATCAGCAACCCAGTGAACTCCACAGTGCCAATTGCTGCTGAGGTTCTGAAGCAGAAGGGTGTCTACAACCCCAAGAAGCTTTTTGGAGTTACCACCCTGGATGTTGTCAGGGCCAACACATTTGTGGCACAGAAGAAGAACCTGAAGCTCATTGATGTTGACGTCCCAGTTGTCGGCGGTCATGCTGGGATTACAATATTGCCGTTATTGTCCAAGACCAGGCCATCTGTTACCTTCACAGAAGAGGAAACTGATGAGCTGACAAAGAGGATACAGAATGCCGGGacagaggtggtggaggccaAGGCTGGTGCAGGGTCTGCTACCCTGTCCATGGCCTATGCTGCTGCCCGTTTTGTCG containing:
- the LOC117860179 gene encoding malate dehydrogenase, chloroplastic, with the translated sequence MASTVAFSSVSAQAGLIQKPRNHGVTSRYGLKASSSSVSFGFESSFLGRNASLRASVAPRIVPKATSGSQISPQASYKVAVLGAAGGIGQPLGLLIKMSPLVSELHLYDIANVKGVAADLSHCNSPAQVLDFTGPSELANCLKGVDVVVIPAGVPRKPGMTRDDLFNINASIVKSLVEAVADNCPDAFIHIISNPVNSTVPIAAEVLKQKGVYNPKKLFGVTTLDVVRANTFVAQKKNLKLIDVDVPVVGGHAGITILPLLSKTRPSVTFTEEETDELTKRIQNAGTEVVEAKAGAGSATLSMAYAAARFVESSLRALAGDPDVYECTFIQSELTDLPFFASRVKLGKNGVESVSADLEGVTEYEAKALEALKAELKGSIEKGIAFANKQQEAAASV